The Phaseolus vulgaris cultivar G19833 chromosome 5, P. vulgaris v2.0, whole genome shotgun sequence genomic interval gttgctttgAGAACATGTACTGCACCAAATACTAAACGAGAAAATTGAAACATTGCATAACATGTGAATTagttttaaggtgcagaatgtAACTTCCTGTTTCAGCtaagcttcacctagcatggtgagctatttttctccccctttggattcatcaaacaacatttaAGCATAGAGAAAGATAAAACAGAAACACAACCATAACAGTCcagaaacaaatacaaattgttcaacattgCAGAAATATAAACTGATGAAAAAAAAGCATGAAAAGCAAGATACTTCTAATCTTTGTAATATAACTCTACAAGCTGCAACTGAACTCTTTCAATTTGATCATGAAGGTGCTGAAACCTTGCTTGAGTGGTCTCAAAATATGCTCTTTGTTCTGCTGTCATGGCATCAAGGCGATACAAaacttgcctttcaaacatagaTAATGGTTCACCTCTGTATTCTGGAGTTTGATAGGCAACAATAGTATTCTGATGAGTTGCAGCAGCTTCTTCATGCACTGATTGGGGAGCTGGTGAATCTTCTCTGATTTCTACAGATGGAGAGCTTGTCCTATGACTTCCAGCATGACCAACAAATGGTTCTTGCCCATAGGAGTGATGGATAACATAACATGAGTGTTCTGCAGCTTGAACCGTGTCATCTTTCATGGGAACATCCTCATCTCCATCTTCATTGTTGAGGTTTGAGGCTCCATGTTCTTCTTGAGAATCCTTACCTTTGAGAATCACCCAACTGTCCTCCACTTTATGAAATCCCATTTTTGTGAGAGTTGAGTTGTCAATCTCACTCACAGCTTTGATGGTTTCATTTCGCTCATTGGAAGTGTCAATGCCAAAGTggtcaatcaattttgaaacaagtaTAGCATAAGGAAAGCGATAATCAGTTAATCTTTTGGATTTCAGCATATGCTCATTGATGATATACAACCAGTTAACCTTGATCagattcatgatgcagtataaaaggattaaatcctcttcatgtaaaacaGCATTATTTGTACCTCTTGGGATGAGCTGCCATGCTATAATGTAGGCAACAAGACATGGTGTTAGGTTCAAATGACCTGCATGGAATCTGCTTATGCTCTCGGCATGCTTCCTCATACAGCTTTTGTAATACTGAAGTTTGTTGAACTCCTGAATCCCACTCGTGTTCCCTTTTCCAACTTTTAGACTAGAATATTTGATTCCAGCCACTGAATTCCAGACATCACTTGTGACCTTCATTTTGATTCCTTTCACATAGGAGACAATGTTCTTTCCATCCAAGGTTAGAttagtgtaaaacaccttaactaAGTCAGGATACACATTACCAGTTAATTCCAGCAGCTTTTTCAATTTCTGGTGCTTCAATGCAGACCTTGTTTCAGCCAATTTCtctgatttcagccagttgaaatccagcaccttgggtatgttaaTCTGTTTTCTGCTCATTTCGTGAATCTAGGCATTGATACCCTTTTCATCTCCAGCGAACCAGCCTTCCAGCACACCTTGAAAGGTGTTTTGCTTGGcctgatttttctttttctgtcttgaagaagaagccatggttgaaaaaaaaaatttcttgtgTTTTAAATGGTGAGAACCGAAAATGGACaaccaatgtgggtagcagatTTTTACACAGATTTATATTGTAAAATGAATGAGATGATGTGGCAGTTATGaatggatatgcatgaagattttatgctctgaaattgtgcagagaatctttgaaaatatgcagcaaatatttagggtcatgAAGCACACATACCACACCTtaattgagcacccaaaccatcaaatctgttacataaccatgaccaaaaccgtcaaaggtacaatGGTTAAtacccactaagtcagtcaaactgtcaaagatcaaaatttctctttcctagtcatcaaagCATATCAGTaccaaaaataaacacatttaattgcaaataaacagatttaatttttcattgtgaggtacaattgacatttataattcccaattcatttagcaaaaagttaaacctatctttagccaatggttttgtgaacaaatctgCAAGCTATAAAtctgtaccaatgaacttaatctcacatgttccatttgaaatgtgttcccttaggaaatgatgcctaatttcaatgtgtttggttcttgaatgcataacaggatttttggttaagttgattgcacttgtgttatcacacagcagaggtatatggttaagtaagataccaaagtcattcaattgttgtcttagccatatggtttgagcacaacaactccctgctacaatgtactctgcttcagtagtggagagagcaacacatgcctgttttttgcattgccatgagatcaagcttgatccaagcaagtgacaggtaccactggtgctcttcctatcaattttgcaacctacAAAGTCTGAATCAGAATAGCCAGTCAAACTcaatgaaatgttacctggataccacaagccaacttctttagttccttgcaaatatttcataatccttttggcagcattgtagtgtgattctttaggagcagattgaaaccgagCACaaatgcacactgcaaacattatgtcaggcctgctggcagtgagatacagtagagatcctatgagtcctctgtatttggtttcatcaacaggaATTCCAGCTTCTTCATGATCCAAGTGATAGctagttgagaagggtgtgctgattggtttgcacttgtccatttcaaattttctcagcagatccttgcaatacttggcttgattcaagaaaatgccatccttgagttgtttgacctgcaagcctagaaaatagttcaactcacccatcattgacatttcaaactcactcttcatgatttccacaaaagtttcacacaattctccattgtttgatccaaaaatgatgtcatccacatatacttgtactaAAATTGTATCATcccctttcttcttaatgaacaaggtctcatctgatgtgcctctgtcatagccttgtgaggtgaggaaatcacttagcctctcataccattgcctaggagcttgcttgagcccatagagagcctttttgagtttgaaaaCGTGTCctagatgttgatggtcttctaAATCTGGTGGCTGTGAAACGAATAcctctttatttatataaccattcaagaaggcactcttcacatccatttggaatagcttgaaccctttgatgcaagagaaggcaagtaacaatctaacagcttctagccgagccactggtgcatatgtctcatcatagtctattccttcttcttgattataccctttagccactagcctagccttatttctggtaatcaccccatgctcatccatcttatttctgaatacccattttgttccaattatattcatcttaggtattctaggaacaagagtccagacctcattaagagcaaattgattcagttcctcttgcatggccagaatccagttgctgtccttgaggGCTTCATTCAGATTTTTGGGTTCCACTTGAGATAGAAAGGCCATTGTTTCCAGAAGTtattcaaggattttctagttgacactcttttctcaatgttcccaatgacattatcaagggttaggtctctcagggttttccactcttttggcaaacctacTGACACAGTAGGTTCTTgcatagcatgtgtatcagcagtatcaatatgaatcgattcattttgatctaaaacagatttaaattcattatagTCAAGGTCATCAACAacagttttagatatgctatgatcagcttcatcaaatacaacatgcatttattcttctactatgagcaaccttttattgaagactctatatgcatgaccattcaaagcataaccaatgtgcacaccttcatcagatttaacATCAAACTTACctagattttctttgccattattcaatacaaagcatttacacccaaacactctaaggtggctcacactaggtttcctacccttatacaattcatatggagttttcttaagaatgaGTCTAATTAAGGTTCTGtttaacacataagctgcagtatagactgcatctgcccaaaaatacttaggaagcctagattcatttaacatagttctagctagttcctctaatgatctgtttttcctttcaactacaccattttgttggggagtcctaggggctgaaaaggtatgtgatatcccatgcttcttacagaacctctcaaatctagcattctgaaactctcccccatgatcacttcgaattgattttatgcagcaaccattttcattatgtaaaacctttgctaatttcttaaaggcattataagcatcatttttatgtgcaagaaacagagtccatgtaaatctagagtagtcatccacaacaactaaagcatacaaatttccagccaagctagcaactctagatggtccaaagaagtccatatgtaatacatccaatggattttttgtagaaacaatatcttttgaattgaaagaggatctgatttgtttacctttcacacaagcatcacaaagcctgttatcctgaaatttaatgttaggtaaacccaaaaacttgatgactttttacggcaagtgcaccgctttgtcagaagtaataattgtccctaaggacggatatcgatcccacaaggaacagtgaattatcaagtacaataatcgctaaatatagaacaaaacaattaaaagtgtattgaaagtggttctgttggcaatgatcaataagaaaaacagacaaagaattagttgtttcaattggaaaaatagggattaggtttcatctctctcactctcatgtattttgattagcatgtcaatattaagttctttgattgaaattgatgcccgtataaaaatcatctatatcgattcctcgcatataaaatccttaaaaatgtcccctaactatcgatccctcgcataattataagaacaacttagaacgaagctcagacgtttaatagcaattaacatttcaagtctattcctagcactaaaaaatgttaagtattgttgtttaggtccgaaccctaaaaatacctcccggtcagatttaagattctcaatttgtcacggaaaattaaaagtaaaacaacaataccaataatcaatcaagaactgaatattaatatataaaatatcacctcaatacataagagtttgagcagattactcccaaccCCAAaggggtagaattagccacgcatacttctatcaccttccattctcccaattgggttacaattcactctatggtgttttcctctcaatctcgcaccctaaggttgagcctctagccctctatttatcctagttttctagggttaggttgtttattgtgtcgtgctaacgggctaaatgataaaacataaaaaatgtcCAATCttcctttgcatctttttccattttgggaccttctatctttatctttttagctcaaatcattcatctttaatgcaaatctccaatcttccttagaaatctgcaattaacaccaaatttgggaataaaatactcttattcaaataaagatcataaaaaatgtaaaaaggtataaattcataaattagggattattttatatgtaaattagcaataaatcctcataagtgcctatattttaatatgaaatattactgaaattagacacttatcagtaAACCAAAAACAAGATCTTTAGATTTCAGTTTATTTAAGTGATTaatgtgtatgtgagctaacctcttGTGCCACAACAAAGACTTATCACTTCTagacagcaaacactcatttgaagagttagtttccatgatattcaaaagatatatgttattcactcttttaccagtaaacaacaccttaccagaggtgtcacttgagattgtgcagccctttgacttgaagttcaccttgtatcctttgtcacaaagttgaCTGATGCTGAGAAGgttatgcttgagtccttctacataaagcacattctcaatagtgattgagttccctgttccaatagtgcctctgcccaaaatccttcctcggttattatcaccataggttacatgtccctctactttgagcttcaagctagtgaattttgtaagatctccagtcatatgtttggaacaaccactgtccaagtaccattgatTTTACTTGTTGCCTATCTGCAAAACAGAACAAAgatgatacaaatggtacccttttcattATAGGGTCCaacacagattaaaaccttccctttggtagccattttgctaaattcttaggaacaagattctttctagcaatgcatgacctagaggtatgaccagatttcatgcagtaaaaacaggttacctGAGATGcttttttgccactgttaaaagttgaaaaacctgattttgctggaacaaaaaaacttgaaagctttttgacattggttacagTTCCAGGTTTATAACCAAtaccattcttattgaaaacaaaattttgtgagccaaggagagactcaaggttctctcttcccttggtgaaattggaaagggttttgagcaaatactccacttgtttttccaattttttttgcagttttcacaggttttaatagaggcatgcaagcatgttagttcaaggcttaccaaatctgttttggccttatgcagttcttcctcaagtgtttttactttaggtgcaagcacattatttaccttttgcaacttACTGCATATTAAAGctagcctatttgcttcatcatgtgtttccttgaaagcagcaagcaattgatcatagttatTAGATTCCATAGAGAattcacttactgaatcagagattgacCCTTCATCTTTCATCATGAAGCTCAAATTGTTTTCCTCACTCTCAGTTGAAAAGCTGTtggttgaagatacttcattCTCTTCCCATGAAATGTAAGCTCTTCTACCCTTGCTCCTTTCAACCTTCTTGttggcagatttgtcctttgattgattgtTTGCACAATCCATTTTGatgtgccctgttttgccacagccaaagcaagtatagttaGAGGAATTTGAGTAATTAGGTTTAGGATaacttcttttctgctggttcttATCTCTGCTTTTCTTCTTCAGGAATCTGCTGAATCTGTTTATAAGTAGGCTGATTGTATCATCATGTTCaacatcttctttttcctcacTGATCTCATTATATTcacttgctttcagtgcaagtcctttgggttttctttccaatgtttcctgctctttgagtctcttgagctccagctcatgctccattaatTTCCTAAAgagtgcagcagttgacagctttgacagatcacgactttctgatatggcagtcaccttgggttgccagcttctgtcgaggcacttcagcACTTTTATGctgagttcctctctgtcaaattccttTCCCAAACTAgtaaggtgattcacaatatg includes:
- the LOC137833964 gene encoding uncharacterized mitochondrial protein AtMg00810-like; this translates as MDKCKPISTPFSTSYHLDHEEAGIPVDETKYRGLIGSLLYLTASRPDIMFAVCICARFQSAPKESHYNAAKRIMKYLQGTKEVGLWYPGNISLSLTGYSDSDFEREILIFDSLTDLVGINHCTFDGFGHGYVTDLMVWVLN